From the genome of Candidatus Hydrogenedentota bacterium:
AATGTACCGCAGGTCGAGTTCGACCCATTCCTTGAAACTGAGATCGCTGCGCCCGCTGACCTGCCACAGGCCGGTCATGCCGGGTTTCACGCTGAGCCGGCGGCGCTGATCCCACGTATATTGCTCGACTTCCGCGGGAATCGGCGGGCGCGGCCCGACAAGGCTCATTTCGCCCCGCAAAACATTGATCAGTTGTGGCAACTCGTCAATGCTGTATTTGCGGATGAAGCGGCCTACCCGCGTGATGCGCGGGTCGTTGCGAATCTTGAACACCGGTCCGTCGGCCTCGTTCAGCGTTTCAAGATTCTTTCGCTGTTCCTCGGCGTCGGCCACCATCGAGCGAAACTTGTAGATTTTGAATCGTCGCTGATTCATGCCGACGCGTTCCTGCAGGAAAAAGACCGGCCCGGGCGATTCGAGTTTGATTAGAATGGCCACCAACAGAAAGAACGGCGATAGCCCGATGAGCAGCGACAACGACACGACGATGTCCAACAACCGCTTGAAGGCCAGTTGCGCGGTGCTCTCCGGCACTGTGGACAGCGACAACATCGGAATTTTACCCATGCGGAACGCCCGGCTCGTAGCCAGGCGAAGCGGAAACAGGTCCGCGACCAAGCGCACCGGAACACCCACGCCGACGCACAAATGCGCGATGCTCTGAATGAGTTCGTAACTCGACCGCACCGGCAGGCAGACATGGACTTCATCAACAACCTGTTCCGTCAACAGCCTTTCGAGCGCGCGAAATTCGCCCAGATGCGGCAGGTTGTATTCGCGAAGCGTTTCGACGCGCTGCGGATCGTCCTCGACGATGCCAAGGACGCGGTAGCCGTACCGCGCATGGCGCATGACCTCGTCGAGCAGGTGTTTCGTGCGTGGATTGGCCCCGACAATCAGCACGTTGCGCGGGTTGAACCCCCATTTGCGGAATGTCCAAATCGCGATACGCAATCCGATGCGCGCCCCCCCGATGAACAGCCACGCGGCCACGCCGAAAGAGACGAGGAATGGCGGTGTTGGCCTGTATTGGGTCAGGAACGCCGTGGCAAATCCCGCGAAAATGAACGCCATCACGACGGCCTTCGATATCCCAATCAGCGGGTAGATCAGGTGCTCCTTGCGCTGTGACGCGAACAAGTCTTCGTGAAACGCCGCCGCGAACCACGCCGCCAGAAAGATAGCAACGAAGGGCAATTGGGAGAAAATTCGTTCCAGAAGCGTGCCGCCGGTTTGCGTAAGGGTGATCGCCGCAAGGACAGCCAACAACACGGCTCCCGTATCAGTAACCGCCAGAAGCGCTGTGCGCGTTACTGCATGACGGCTCAATGCAGGCATGCGAACCTCTTTAAGGCCTCCATGGTAACCCGCCACAGGCGATTGCGTCATAAGCCCTCGTTGCGCAATGGCATTCAGACTACCTCAACTGGAAAAATGGTACACCAAGCAGCCCGGGACCGTCAAGGGGATCCGGCGTTTGCTCAAAAACGCAGAAGCGGAGGCATCGGTCCGGGCGGCAAGTGATTACATATCCGGTCGAGGATGATTATTACGCGGTGGAAAGCCCCAGTCTGCCGGGATACATCGGCATGGCAAGGCCGAGGCCATGGCCAGCAGCCGCGAGGCCATTGACTTCTATCTGGAAACCTTGATTGAGAAAGGAAAACCCGTACCGGGATTCACGGGAAGTCGTGATGGTATGCGTTCCTTGCCGGTTGTAAACGGCAAGGAATGTATCGGCGTGCTGCAACGGGCAGGTTTTATTTTGCTGCCCGCCAGTGCGGGAGTCAGGGCAATCGCATTATAAGTCACATCGCCATGAGGATTTCGATCAGGTAATCCATGTCCCAAGCCGCCTGCAATCGTTTTGCCTTGATGCCGCCCTTTCTGGAAGTGTTGGCTTTGATTGCATTGATGGCCAGTCTACGGATGGTCGCGAGGTTTTCGGCGGCATATCCGATTCGTATTCGGCATTGGTCCTCGTTGAAGGCGATATCCAGTACCCAATGCAGGGAGTTTTCCACGCGCCAGTGCGCGCGGATACCGTGGGCGATTTTGCCTATGCCCGGGTCCTCGCTACTGGTGATGTAGTAGCGGTCTTCGACGGAAGTCTCGCCGTTGACGGTGCGGCTGGCCCGGCACATGGCCATGCCTGCGAGCTTGGGCCAGCGCTCCAGCGTTCCCAGTCCCCCGATGTCGTGCGTAAACCAGTACTGCCGTTTTTCGACGCGCCCATGGCCCTTTTCGAGCGATTCGAAATACTGGCAGTCCATGTGGGCGAAGTTGTCGGCCATCGCCGCCTTGAATTCCTGTTCCACGTCTTCGCACAGCGTTTCCTGGTTGCCTTTGACGGCCAGCAGGTAGTCCGCCCCGGCCTCGACAATGGTTTTCGCGATTTCTTTCTGGCACCCCATGGCATCAATGGTCACCAAACATCCTTTGAGGTCCAATGCTTTGACCAACTCGGGGATGGCGGTGATTTCGTTGGACTTGTCGTCCACCTTGGTCTGCCCCAACGCGATGCCGTTTTCCGTCGCCCATGCGCCGACGATATGAATGGCCTGTTTGCCCTTGCTTCGGTCATGGGAGCGGCGGGCCGTCTTTCCATCGATGGCCACGACGCCTTGTACCGACTGGTGAATGGATTGTACCCACTCAATAAAGCATCGCTGGAAAGCCACGGGATCCAGGAGGCTGAAGAACCGTCCGAAGGTGTCGTGCGAGGGGATGCCATTGGGCAATTTCAGGAAAGTACGCAGCCAAGCCTCCTTGGCCTTTCCAAACCGGGCGACATCGGTCCAGCCTTCGGCGCCGGCGATGACGGCGCAAATGGTAATGGCAATGATGTCGTGGAGGCTGTGGCGTTTCTTCCGGTCAAGCCGCGGATCTTCCAGACGGCTGAAGAAGATGGTGAAGGAAGTGTTTTGTGCGTCCATGTGAAGATTCTCCTTGTTAAGTGGCCTGGACGCAATATAGGCAGAGGCATACTTAAATATCAAACTACAACTACTGCCAAATACCCGTTTTCCTCGCGAGAAGAAGGAGGGGAGTATTCGAAGCGATCCGGAAGAAGGAGCGGCGGGAAGAAGGAAGGTTCAGCGGCTACCGGGAGACGCGGGCTGGCAAGCCCGTTTTAATGCGATTGCCCTGGTGCGGGAGTCATGAGATCCTCTATCGTACAAATCCCTATGCTATGATGGGTTGTTGTTCCCGATCGGGGGGAACTCGACCGAGGGACGTTGCGCGGCATTCTTCGGCATGCGTAAATTGACGTTGAGGAGTTTATTCTGCTCGTGATCGGCTGGCCGCTGGTCGGCCCTATGGTTTGCCTAAACGGAAAGAAGTCGTTGAAACTGCATTTTACCGTATTGACTATTGTCTACTGTGCGGGGATTTTCTGGCTGTCGTCGGGCGCGAGTCCGGTGGACCCGACGCCGCTGTTCCCTGGACAGGACAAACTCGTCCATATCGCGGTCTACGGTGGCTTGGCCGCGTTGGTGTCCACCGGCATCCGGCGTTCGGGCAAGCCGGCGTCGTTTGCCAAGCAGTTCTGGGCGCCCGCCCTTTTCGCGACCGCGTATGGAATCTTCGATGAGTTTCACCAACTATTTGTTCCGCACCGATTTTGCGAAGCGGGCGACATGCTCGCCAATGCCGCCGGTGCGCTGCTGATCCAATTCGCGCTATGCTATGGCGTCTGGCGTCTGAACTCCGGGAGGAATTGCCATGAAGAAACCCCATGAAATCCACGTCATCTCGAACACGCACTGGGATCGTGAATGGCTCAACGATTTTCAGGAGACCCGGCTCATGCTGGTCGAATTCTTCGACCGCTTGCTCGATGTCCTCGAAAAGGAACCCGGTTACGACTCCTATCTCCTCGATTCGCAAGCCGTGCCCCTCGAGGATTATTTGGAGTTGCGTCCCGAAAAGCGGGAAATCCTCACGAAACACGTCACGGAAAAACGGCTGTATGTCGGGCCGTGGTACACATGTCCCGAGGCGTTCTGTGTGAACGGCGAATCACTGGTCCGCAACCTGCTTTACGGCCACCGAGTCGCGCGCGGGTTCGGACACGTGATGAAAGTCGGCTATACGCCGTTTTCCTACGGCCAGCCGTCCCAGATGCCGCAGATTTACGCCGGATTCGGCATAGACACCATCCTCTTTTACCACGGCGTGTCGCACGACGACACACCCAACGAGTTC
Proteins encoded in this window:
- a CDS encoding VanZ family protein, encoding MIGWPLVGPMVCLNGKKSLKLHFTVLTIVYCAGIFWLSSGASPVDPTPLFPGQDKLVHIAVYGGLAALVSTGIRRSGKPASFAKQFWAPALFATAYGIFDEFHQLFVPHRFCEAGDMLANAAGALLIQFALCYGVWRLNSGRNCHEETP
- a CDS encoding sugar transferase; this translates as MPALSRHAVTRTALLAVTDTGAVLLAVLAAITLTQTGGTLLERIFSQLPFVAIFLAAWFAAAFHEDLFASQRKEHLIYPLIGISKAVVMAFIFAGFATAFLTQYRPTPPFLVSFGVAAWLFIGGARIGLRIAIWTFRKWGFNPRNVLIVGANPRTKHLLDEVMRHARYGYRVLGIVEDDPQRVETLREYNLPHLGEFRALERLLTEQVVDEVHVCLPVRSSYELIQSIAHLCVGVGVPVRLVADLFPLRLATSRAFRMGKIPMLSLSTVPESTAQLAFKRLLDIVVSLSLLIGLSPFFLLVAILIKLESPGPVFFLQERVGMNQRRFKIYKFRSMVADAEEQRKNLETLNEADGPVFKIRNDPRITRVGRFIRKYSIDELPQLINVLRGEMSLVGPRPPIPAEVEQYTWDQRRRLSVKPGMTGLWQVSGRSDLSFKEWVELDLRYIDSWSIWEDFAILLKTFRVVIEGRGAA
- a CDS encoding ISAs1 family transposase, yielding MDAQNTSFTIFFSRLEDPRLDRKKRHSLHDIIAITICAVIAGAEGWTDVARFGKAKEAWLRTFLKLPNGIPSHDTFGRFFSLLDPVAFQRCFIEWVQSIHQSVQGVVAIDGKTARRSHDRSKGKQAIHIVGAWATENGIALGQTKVDDKSNEITAIPELVKALDLKGCLVTIDAMGCQKEIAKTIVEAGADYLLAVKGNQETLCEDVEQEFKAAMADNFAHMDCQYFESLEKGHGRVEKRQYWFTHDIGGLGTLERWPKLAGMAMCRASRTVNGETSVEDRYYITSSEDPGIGKIAHGIRAHWRVENSLHWVLDIAFNEDQCRIRIGYAAENLATIRRLAINAIKANTSRKGGIKAKRLQAAWDMDYLIEILMAM